One Aphelocoma coerulescens isolate FSJ_1873_10779 chromosome 6, UR_Acoe_1.0, whole genome shotgun sequence DNA window includes the following coding sequences:
- the TCTN3 gene encoding tectonic-3 isoform X5 — MEILLVPINDTIMQPMKVNVTAVLPPGAPHMKDNTCTNVVSEVIYEIEYSGTSGIQSVSVRFKVSNISGNSRSSLQQHFTMHFWTRTLSHTLPRSGNPGYINGAPLLIANSGAMQHMSILWSESDGSCSRFLRHIVQFGRNMRTACKISLSPVLEDSNCSYMQQKLYKAFQGMNRTEDFAITGSAHSTQAEEWMTILIQNCSLQAVNCTSSCMVPVTLEIQILWTKVGLLSNPQAQILGARYFYQCHPLKFLNLSTVPVTTVVTFTDMTDWPEPPRGQPQMHWKLPFDIFFPFKVALNVERSYRGDLAGYFLLILIMSSIFCF, encoded by the exons GTCCCAATTAATGACACCATCATGCAGCCCATGAAG GTAAATGTCACTGCAGTCTTACCACCTGGAGCTCCCCACATGAAAGACAACACATGCACCAATGTTGTTTCTGAG GTGATCTATGAGATAGAATACAGTGGCACAAGTGGGATTCAGAGTGTTTCTGTCCGGTTCAAAGTGAGCAACATCTCTGGGAACTCCAGAtcctctctgcagcagcacttcACCATGCACTTCTGG ACCAGGACTCTTTCTCATACATTGCCTAGAAGTGGAAACCCTGGTTATATCAATGGAGCACCACTGTTGATTGCAAACAGTGGTGCCATGCAACAT ATGAGCATATTATGGAGTGAAAGTGATGGAAGTTGTTCACGGTTCCTCAGACACATAGTACAGTTTGGAAGGAATATGAGAACAGCCTGCAAAATCAG CCTATCCCCAGTACTGGAAGACAGTAACTGTAGTTACATGCAGCAGAAGTTATACAAGGCTTTTCAGGGGATGAACAGAACAGAAGACTTTGCTATAACTGGCAGTGCTCATTCAACCCAGGCAGAAGAGTGGATGACCATTCTGATTCAGAACTGCAGCTTGCAG gctGTGAATTGTACTTCCTCTTGTATGGTTCCTGTGACCCTGGAGATACAGATATTGTGGACTAAAGTGGGCCTTCTGTCCAACCCACAAGCTCAAATACTGGGTGCACGGTACTTTTACCAGTGTCACCCCCTCAAG TTTCTAAACTTGAGCACGGTACCTGTGACAACTGTCGTTACCTTCACTGACATGACGGATTGGCCGGAACCTCCACGAGGCCAGCCCCAAATGCACTGGAAACTCCCATTTGACATCTTTTTCCCATTCAAGGTAGCACTGAATGTAGAAAGAAGTTACAGAGGTGATCTGGCTGGGTATTTTTTGTTGATTCTAATAATGTCtagtattttctgcttttga
- the TCTN3 gene encoding tectonic-3 isoform X4 produces the protein MTDPALDAASYYRDFTVLKVPINDTIMQPMKVNVTAVLPPGAPHMKDNTCTNVVSEVIYEIEYSGTSGIQSVSVRFKVSNISGNSRSSLQQHFTMHFWTRTLSHTLPRSGNPGYINGAPLLIANSGAMQHMSILWSESDGSCSRFLRHIVQFGRNMRTACKISLSPVLEDSNCSYMQQKLYKAFQGMNRTEDFAITGSAHSTQAEEWMTILIQNCSLQAVNCTSSCMVPVTLEIQILWTKVGLLSNPQAQILGARYFYQCHPLKFLNLSTVPVTTVVTFTDMTDWPEPPRGQPQMHWKLPFDIFFPFKVALNVERSYRGDLAGYFLLILIMSSIFCF, from the exons GTCCCAATTAATGACACCATCATGCAGCCCATGAAG GTAAATGTCACTGCAGTCTTACCACCTGGAGCTCCCCACATGAAAGACAACACATGCACCAATGTTGTTTCTGAG GTGATCTATGAGATAGAATACAGTGGCACAAGTGGGATTCAGAGTGTTTCTGTCCGGTTCAAAGTGAGCAACATCTCTGGGAACTCCAGAtcctctctgcagcagcacttcACCATGCACTTCTGG ACCAGGACTCTTTCTCATACATTGCCTAGAAGTGGAAACCCTGGTTATATCAATGGAGCACCACTGTTGATTGCAAACAGTGGTGCCATGCAACAT ATGAGCATATTATGGAGTGAAAGTGATGGAAGTTGTTCACGGTTCCTCAGACACATAGTACAGTTTGGAAGGAATATGAGAACAGCCTGCAAAATCAG CCTATCCCCAGTACTGGAAGACAGTAACTGTAGTTACATGCAGCAGAAGTTATACAAGGCTTTTCAGGGGATGAACAGAACAGAAGACTTTGCTATAACTGGCAGTGCTCATTCAACCCAGGCAGAAGAGTGGATGACCATTCTGATTCAGAACTGCAGCTTGCAG gctGTGAATTGTACTTCCTCTTGTATGGTTCCTGTGACCCTGGAGATACAGATATTGTGGACTAAAGTGGGCCTTCTGTCCAACCCACAAGCTCAAATACTGGGTGCACGGTACTTTTACCAGTGTCACCCCCTCAAG TTTCTAAACTTGAGCACGGTACCTGTGACAACTGTCGTTACCTTCACTGACATGACGGATTGGCCGGAACCTCCACGAGGCCAGCCCCAAATGCACTGGAAACTCCCATTTGACATCTTTTTCCCATTCAAGGTAGCACTGAATGTAGAAAGAAGTTACAGAGGTGATCTGGCTGGGTATTTTTTGTTGATTCTAATAATGTCtagtattttctgcttttga
- the TCTN3 gene encoding tectonic-3 isoform X6: protein MQPMKVNVTAVLPPGAPHMKDNTCTNVVSEVIYEIEYSGTSGIQSVSVRFKVSNISGNSRSSLQQHFTMHFWTRTLSHTLPRSGNPGYINGAPLLIANSGAMQHMSILWSESDGSCSRFLRHIVQFGRNMRTACKISLSPVLEDSNCSYMQQKLYKAFQGMNRTEDFAITGSAHSTQAEEWMTILIQNCSLQAVNCTSSCMVPVTLEIQILWTKVGLLSNPQAQILGARYFYQCHPLKFLNLSTVPVTTVVTFTDMTDWPEPPRGQPQMHWKLPFDIFFPFKVALNVERSYRGDLAGYFLLILIMSSIFCF, encoded by the exons ATGCAGCCCATGAAG GTAAATGTCACTGCAGTCTTACCACCTGGAGCTCCCCACATGAAAGACAACACATGCACCAATGTTGTTTCTGAG GTGATCTATGAGATAGAATACAGTGGCACAAGTGGGATTCAGAGTGTTTCTGTCCGGTTCAAAGTGAGCAACATCTCTGGGAACTCCAGAtcctctctgcagcagcacttcACCATGCACTTCTGG ACCAGGACTCTTTCTCATACATTGCCTAGAAGTGGAAACCCTGGTTATATCAATGGAGCACCACTGTTGATTGCAAACAGTGGTGCCATGCAACAT ATGAGCATATTATGGAGTGAAAGTGATGGAAGTTGTTCACGGTTCCTCAGACACATAGTACAGTTTGGAAGGAATATGAGAACAGCCTGCAAAATCAG CCTATCCCCAGTACTGGAAGACAGTAACTGTAGTTACATGCAGCAGAAGTTATACAAGGCTTTTCAGGGGATGAACAGAACAGAAGACTTTGCTATAACTGGCAGTGCTCATTCAACCCAGGCAGAAGAGTGGATGACCATTCTGATTCAGAACTGCAGCTTGCAG gctGTGAATTGTACTTCCTCTTGTATGGTTCCTGTGACCCTGGAGATACAGATATTGTGGACTAAAGTGGGCCTTCTGTCCAACCCACAAGCTCAAATACTGGGTGCACGGTACTTTTACCAGTGTCACCCCCTCAAG TTTCTAAACTTGAGCACGGTACCTGTGACAACTGTCGTTACCTTCACTGACATGACGGATTGGCCGGAACCTCCACGAGGCCAGCCCCAAATGCACTGGAAACTCCCATTTGACATCTTTTTCCCATTCAAGGTAGCACTGAATGTAGAAAGAAGTTACAGAGGTGATCTGGCTGGGTATTTTTTGTTGATTCTAATAATGTCtagtattttctgcttttga
- the TCTN3 gene encoding tectonic-3 isoform X7, whose translation MKDNTCTNVVSEVIYEIEYSGTSGIQSVSVRFKVSNISGNSRSSLQQHFTMHFWTRTLSHTLPRSGNPGYINGAPLLIANSGAMQHMSILWSESDGSCSRFLRHIVQFGRNMRTACKISLSPVLEDSNCSYMQQKLYKAFQGMNRTEDFAITGSAHSTQAEEWMTILIQNCSLQAVNCTSSCMVPVTLEIQILWTKVGLLSNPQAQILGARYFYQCHPLKFLNLSTVPVTTVVTFTDMTDWPEPPRGQPQMHWKLPFDIFFPFKVALNVERSYRGDLAGYFLLILIMSSIFCF comes from the exons ATGAAAGACAACACATGCACCAATGTTGTTTCTGAG GTGATCTATGAGATAGAATACAGTGGCACAAGTGGGATTCAGAGTGTTTCTGTCCGGTTCAAAGTGAGCAACATCTCTGGGAACTCCAGAtcctctctgcagcagcacttcACCATGCACTTCTGG ACCAGGACTCTTTCTCATACATTGCCTAGAAGTGGAAACCCTGGTTATATCAATGGAGCACCACTGTTGATTGCAAACAGTGGTGCCATGCAACAT ATGAGCATATTATGGAGTGAAAGTGATGGAAGTTGTTCACGGTTCCTCAGACACATAGTACAGTTTGGAAGGAATATGAGAACAGCCTGCAAAATCAG CCTATCCCCAGTACTGGAAGACAGTAACTGTAGTTACATGCAGCAGAAGTTATACAAGGCTTTTCAGGGGATGAACAGAACAGAAGACTTTGCTATAACTGGCAGTGCTCATTCAACCCAGGCAGAAGAGTGGATGACCATTCTGATTCAGAACTGCAGCTTGCAG gctGTGAATTGTACTTCCTCTTGTATGGTTCCTGTGACCCTGGAGATACAGATATTGTGGACTAAAGTGGGCCTTCTGTCCAACCCACAAGCTCAAATACTGGGTGCACGGTACTTTTACCAGTGTCACCCCCTCAAG TTTCTAAACTTGAGCACGGTACCTGTGACAACTGTCGTTACCTTCACTGACATGACGGATTGGCCGGAACCTCCACGAGGCCAGCCCCAAATGCACTGGAAACTCCCATTTGACATCTTTTTCCCATTCAAGGTAGCACTGAATGTAGAAAGAAGTTACAGAGGTGATCTGGCTGGGTATTTTTTGTTGATTCTAATAATGTCtagtattttctgcttttga
- the ALDH18A1 gene encoding delta-1-pyrroline-5-carboxylate synthase isoform X1, with product MFCRAALSPLVRSPGWCFVLPPHAIAAISRLYVPCHNQRLRNESIRCWSNIPFITVPLSRAHGKSFAHRSELKHAKRIVVKLGSAVVTRGDECGLALGRLASIVEQVSMLQNQGREMMIVTSGAVAFGKQRLRHEILLSQSVRQALHSGQSQLKDMAIPVLEARACAAAGQSGLMALYEAMFTQYSICAAQILVTNLDFHDEQKRRNLNGTLHELLRMNIVPIINTNDAVVPPPEPNSDLQGVNVISVKDNDSLAARLAVEMKTDLLIVLSDVEGLFDSPPGSDDAKLIDIFYPGDQQSVTFGTKSRVGMGGMEAKVKAALWALQGGTSVVIANGTHPKISGHVITDIVEGKKVGTFFSEVKPAGPTVEQQAEMARAGGRTLAALQPEQRAEIIYRLADLLTDQREDILLANKKDLQEAENKGRLALPLLKRLSLSTSKLNSLAIGLRQIAASSQDSVGRVIRRTRIAKDLDLEQVTVPIGVLLVIFESRPDCLPQVSALAIASGNGLLLKGGKEAANSNQILHHLTQEALSIHGVRDAVQLVNTREEVEDLCRLDKLIDLIIPRGSSQLVRNIQKAAKGIPVMGHSEGICHVYVDTDASVEKVTRIIRDSKCEYPAACNALETLLIHRDLLRTPLFDQIIDMLRVEQVKIHAGPKFASYLTFSPSEVKSLRTEYGDLECCIEVVDSVQEAVEHIHKYGSSHTDVIITENEKTAEFFLQHVDSACVFWNASTRFSDGYRFGLGAEVGISTSRIHARGPVGIEGLLTTKWLLRGDNHVVSDFSEHGSLKYLHESLPLPQRNAS from the exons ATGTTTTGTCGAGCTGCTCTGAGCCCTCTAGTCCGTTCCCCTGGATGGTGCTTTGTGTTACCGCCACATGCCATCGCAGCCATTTCCCGTTTAT ATGTCCCTTGCCATAACCAAAGATTAAGGAATGAATCCATTCGTTGTTGGAGCAACATTCCATTTATCACCGTGCCACTCAGCCGTGCACATGGAAAATCATTTGCACACCGCAGTGAGCTGAAGCATGCAAAGCGGATTGTAGTAAAGCTGGGTAGTGCTGTTGTTACTCGAGGGGATGAGTGTGGCTTGGCCCTTGGGAGGCTGGCTTCTATTGTAGAGCAG GTCTCAATGCTGCAGAATCAGGGACGAGAGATGATGATTGTCACCAGTGGGGCTGTAGCTTTTGGAAAGCAGCGGTTGCGTCATGAGATCTTGCTTTCTCAGAGTGTGAGGCAAGCACTTCATTCAGGCCAGAGTCAGCTAAAAGATATG GCTATTCCAGTCTTGGAGGCCCGAGcctgtgcagcagctgggcagAGTGGACTGATGGCTCTGTATGAGGCCATGTTTACACAGTACAGCATCTGTGCAGCTCAA aTTTTAGTCACCAATCTGGATTTCCATGATGAACAGAAGCGTCGCAACTTAAATGGAACATTACATGAGCTTTTAAGGATGAATATTGTCCCTATAATTAACACTAATGATGCAGTTGTTCCACCTCCAGAGCCAAACAGTGATCTGCAGGGGGTAAAT GTTATTAGTGTGAAGGATAACGACAGTCTGGCAGCGCGACTGGCTGTGGAAATGAAAACTGACCTCTTGATTGTCCTTTCAGATGTAGAAG GACTCTTTGACAGCCCTCCAGGGTCTGATGACGCAAAGCTTATTGACATATTCTACCCAGGAGACCAGCAGTCTGTAACATTTGGAACCAAATCCCGAGTGGGAATGGGTGGCATGGAAGCCAAG gtgaaagcagctctgtgggccCTGCAAGGGGGTACTTCTGTAGTGATTGCAAATGGAACCCACCCAAAGATCTCAGGCCATGTCATCACAGATAttgtagaagggaaaaaagttggaacttttttttcagaggtaAAACCTGCAG gcCCTACTGTAGAACAGCAGGCTGAAATGGCTCGAGCTGGTGGCAGGACCTTGGCGGCTCTACAGCCTGAGCAG AGAGCAGAGATTATTTATCGTCTTGCTGACTTACTAACAGACCAGAGAGAAGACATTCTCTTGGCAAACAAAAAGGACTTGCAGGAGGCTGAAAATAAAG ggaGATTAGCACTCCCTTTGTTGAAACGCCTAAGTCTGTCTACTTCAAAGCTGAACAGCTTGGCTATTGGTCTGCGTCAGATTGCAGCATCCTCGCAGGACAGTGTCGGCCGTGTGATTCGACGAACTCGAATAGCAAAAGACCTGGATTTGGAGCAGGTGACAGTGCCAATTGGTGTCCTTCTTGTGATCTTTGAGTCTCGTCCTGACTGTCTTCCACAG GTGTCTGCTTTGGCTATAGCCAGTGGAAATGGCTTACTACTTAAAGGAGGGAAAGAGGCAGCAAATAGCAATCAAATCCTTCATCATCTGACACAGGAAGCACTCTCTATTCATGGAGTCAGAGATGCAGTGCAACTG GTGAACACAAGAGAGGAAGTAGAAGATCTCTGCCGTTTGGATAAGCTGATAGATCTTATCATTCCACGTGGTTCATCACAGCTAGTCAGGAATATCCAGAAAGCTGCTAAGGGAATCCCAGTGATGGGACACAGTGAAGGGATCTGTCACGTGTACGTTGACACGGATGCCAGTGTTGAGAAGGTCACACGAATAA TCCGAGACTCAAAGTGTGAATATCCTGCTGCTTGTAATGCTCTGGAAACTCTCTTAATCCATCGAGACTTGCTGAGAACCCCGTTGTTTGATCAGATCATAGACATGTTGAGAGTAGAACAG GTGAAGATTCATGCTGGCCCAAAGTTTGCATCTTACTTGACATTCAGCCCTTCAGAAGTGAAATCTCTGCGCACAGAATACGGggacctggagtgctgcattgAGGTGGTGGACAGCGTTCAAGAAGCCGTTGAACATATCCACAAGTATGGAAGTTCCCATACGGATGTTATTATCACAGAGAATG AGAAAACAGCAGAGTTCTTCCTCCAGCATGTGGACAGCGCTTGTGTTTTCTGGAATGCCAGTACCCGATTCTCTGATGGCTATAGATTTGGACTTG GTGCTGAAGTGGGAATTAGTACTTCGCGTATCCATGCACGTGGACCAGTGGGAATTGAAGGACTCTTAACTACGAAGTGGTTGCTGAGGGGGGACAATCATGTTGTTTCTGACTTTTCAGAGCATGGGAGCCTGAAGTATCTTCATGAGAGCCTCCCTCTCCCTCAGAGAAATGCCAGCTAA
- the ALDH18A1 gene encoding delta-1-pyrroline-5-carboxylate synthase isoform X3, which translates to MFCRAALSPLVRSPGWCFVLPPHAIAAISRLYVPCHNQRLRNESIRCWSNIPFITVPLSRAHGKSFAHRSELKHAKRIVVKLGSAVVTRGDECGLALGRLASIVEQVSMLQNQGREMMIVTSGAVAFGKQRLRHEILLSQSVRQALHSGQSQLKDMAIPVLEARACAAAGQSGLMALYEAMFTQYSICAAQILVTNLDFHDEQKRRNLNGTLHELLRMNIVPIINTNDAVVPPPEPNSDLQGVNVISVKDNDSLAARLAVEMKTDLLIVLSDVEGLFDSPPGSDDAKLIDIFYPGDQQSVTFGTKSRVGMGGMEAKVKAALWALQGGTSVVIANGTHPKISGHVITDIVEGKKVGTFFSEVKPAGPTVEQQAEMARAGGRTLAALQPEQRAEIIYRLADLLTDQREDILLANKKDLQEAENKGRLALPLLKRLSLSTSKLNSLAIGLRQIAASSQDSVGRVIRRTRIAKDLDLEQVTVPIGVLLVIFESRPDCLPQVKIHAGPKFASYLTFSPSEVKSLRTEYGDLECCIEVVDSVQEAVEHIHKYGSSHTDVIITENEKTAEFFLQHVDSACVFWNASTRFSDGYRFGLGAEVGISTSRIHARGPVGIEGLLTTKWLLRGDNHVVSDFSEHGSLKYLHESLPLPQRNAS; encoded by the exons ATGTTTTGTCGAGCTGCTCTGAGCCCTCTAGTCCGTTCCCCTGGATGGTGCTTTGTGTTACCGCCACATGCCATCGCAGCCATTTCCCGTTTAT ATGTCCCTTGCCATAACCAAAGATTAAGGAATGAATCCATTCGTTGTTGGAGCAACATTCCATTTATCACCGTGCCACTCAGCCGTGCACATGGAAAATCATTTGCACACCGCAGTGAGCTGAAGCATGCAAAGCGGATTGTAGTAAAGCTGGGTAGTGCTGTTGTTACTCGAGGGGATGAGTGTGGCTTGGCCCTTGGGAGGCTGGCTTCTATTGTAGAGCAG GTCTCAATGCTGCAGAATCAGGGACGAGAGATGATGATTGTCACCAGTGGGGCTGTAGCTTTTGGAAAGCAGCGGTTGCGTCATGAGATCTTGCTTTCTCAGAGTGTGAGGCAAGCACTTCATTCAGGCCAGAGTCAGCTAAAAGATATG GCTATTCCAGTCTTGGAGGCCCGAGcctgtgcagcagctgggcagAGTGGACTGATGGCTCTGTATGAGGCCATGTTTACACAGTACAGCATCTGTGCAGCTCAA aTTTTAGTCACCAATCTGGATTTCCATGATGAACAGAAGCGTCGCAACTTAAATGGAACATTACATGAGCTTTTAAGGATGAATATTGTCCCTATAATTAACACTAATGATGCAGTTGTTCCACCTCCAGAGCCAAACAGTGATCTGCAGGGGGTAAAT GTTATTAGTGTGAAGGATAACGACAGTCTGGCAGCGCGACTGGCTGTGGAAATGAAAACTGACCTCTTGATTGTCCTTTCAGATGTAGAAG GACTCTTTGACAGCCCTCCAGGGTCTGATGACGCAAAGCTTATTGACATATTCTACCCAGGAGACCAGCAGTCTGTAACATTTGGAACCAAATCCCGAGTGGGAATGGGTGGCATGGAAGCCAAG gtgaaagcagctctgtgggccCTGCAAGGGGGTACTTCTGTAGTGATTGCAAATGGAACCCACCCAAAGATCTCAGGCCATGTCATCACAGATAttgtagaagggaaaaaagttggaacttttttttcagaggtaAAACCTGCAG gcCCTACTGTAGAACAGCAGGCTGAAATGGCTCGAGCTGGTGGCAGGACCTTGGCGGCTCTACAGCCTGAGCAG AGAGCAGAGATTATTTATCGTCTTGCTGACTTACTAACAGACCAGAGAGAAGACATTCTCTTGGCAAACAAAAAGGACTTGCAGGAGGCTGAAAATAAAG ggaGATTAGCACTCCCTTTGTTGAAACGCCTAAGTCTGTCTACTTCAAAGCTGAACAGCTTGGCTATTGGTCTGCGTCAGATTGCAGCATCCTCGCAGGACAGTGTCGGCCGTGTGATTCGACGAACTCGAATAGCAAAAGACCTGGATTTGGAGCAGGTGACAGTGCCAATTGGTGTCCTTCTTGTGATCTTTGAGTCTCGTCCTGACTGTCTTCCACAG GTGAAGATTCATGCTGGCCCAAAGTTTGCATCTTACTTGACATTCAGCCCTTCAGAAGTGAAATCTCTGCGCACAGAATACGGggacctggagtgctgcattgAGGTGGTGGACAGCGTTCAAGAAGCCGTTGAACATATCCACAAGTATGGAAGTTCCCATACGGATGTTATTATCACAGAGAATG AGAAAACAGCAGAGTTCTTCCTCCAGCATGTGGACAGCGCTTGTGTTTTCTGGAATGCCAGTACCCGATTCTCTGATGGCTATAGATTTGGACTTG GTGCTGAAGTGGGAATTAGTACTTCGCGTATCCATGCACGTGGACCAGTGGGAATTGAAGGACTCTTAACTACGAAGTGGTTGCTGAGGGGGGACAATCATGTTGTTTCTGACTTTTCAGAGCATGGGAGCCTGAAGTATCTTCATGAGAGCCTCCCTCTCCCTCAGAGAAATGCCAGCTAA
- the ALDH18A1 gene encoding delta-1-pyrroline-5-carboxylate synthase isoform X2, translated as MFCRAALSPLVRSPGWCFVLPPHAIAAISRLYVPCHNQRLRNESIRCWSNIPFITVPLSRAHGKSFAHRSELKHAKRIVVKLGSAVVTRGDECGLALGRLASIVEQVSMLQNQGREMMIVTSGAVAFGKQRLRHEILLSQSVRQALHSGQSQLKDMAIPVLEARACAAAGQSGLMALYEAMFTQYSICAAQILVTNLDFHDEQKRRNLNGTLHELLRMNIVPIINTNDAVVPPPEPNSDLQGVISVKDNDSLAARLAVEMKTDLLIVLSDVEGLFDSPPGSDDAKLIDIFYPGDQQSVTFGTKSRVGMGGMEAKVKAALWALQGGTSVVIANGTHPKISGHVITDIVEGKKVGTFFSEVKPAGPTVEQQAEMARAGGRTLAALQPEQRAEIIYRLADLLTDQREDILLANKKDLQEAENKGRLALPLLKRLSLSTSKLNSLAIGLRQIAASSQDSVGRVIRRTRIAKDLDLEQVTVPIGVLLVIFESRPDCLPQVSALAIASGNGLLLKGGKEAANSNQILHHLTQEALSIHGVRDAVQLVNTREEVEDLCRLDKLIDLIIPRGSSQLVRNIQKAAKGIPVMGHSEGICHVYVDTDASVEKVTRIIRDSKCEYPAACNALETLLIHRDLLRTPLFDQIIDMLRVEQVKIHAGPKFASYLTFSPSEVKSLRTEYGDLECCIEVVDSVQEAVEHIHKYGSSHTDVIITENEKTAEFFLQHVDSACVFWNASTRFSDGYRFGLGAEVGISTSRIHARGPVGIEGLLTTKWLLRGDNHVVSDFSEHGSLKYLHESLPLPQRNAS; from the exons ATGTTTTGTCGAGCTGCTCTGAGCCCTCTAGTCCGTTCCCCTGGATGGTGCTTTGTGTTACCGCCACATGCCATCGCAGCCATTTCCCGTTTAT ATGTCCCTTGCCATAACCAAAGATTAAGGAATGAATCCATTCGTTGTTGGAGCAACATTCCATTTATCACCGTGCCACTCAGCCGTGCACATGGAAAATCATTTGCACACCGCAGTGAGCTGAAGCATGCAAAGCGGATTGTAGTAAAGCTGGGTAGTGCTGTTGTTACTCGAGGGGATGAGTGTGGCTTGGCCCTTGGGAGGCTGGCTTCTATTGTAGAGCAG GTCTCAATGCTGCAGAATCAGGGACGAGAGATGATGATTGTCACCAGTGGGGCTGTAGCTTTTGGAAAGCAGCGGTTGCGTCATGAGATCTTGCTTTCTCAGAGTGTGAGGCAAGCACTTCATTCAGGCCAGAGTCAGCTAAAAGATATG GCTATTCCAGTCTTGGAGGCCCGAGcctgtgcagcagctgggcagAGTGGACTGATGGCTCTGTATGAGGCCATGTTTACACAGTACAGCATCTGTGCAGCTCAA aTTTTAGTCACCAATCTGGATTTCCATGATGAACAGAAGCGTCGCAACTTAAATGGAACATTACATGAGCTTTTAAGGATGAATATTGTCCCTATAATTAACACTAATGATGCAGTTGTTCCACCTCCAGAGCCAAACAGTGATCTGCAGGGG GTTATTAGTGTGAAGGATAACGACAGTCTGGCAGCGCGACTGGCTGTGGAAATGAAAACTGACCTCTTGATTGTCCTTTCAGATGTAGAAG GACTCTTTGACAGCCCTCCAGGGTCTGATGACGCAAAGCTTATTGACATATTCTACCCAGGAGACCAGCAGTCTGTAACATTTGGAACCAAATCCCGAGTGGGAATGGGTGGCATGGAAGCCAAG gtgaaagcagctctgtgggccCTGCAAGGGGGTACTTCTGTAGTGATTGCAAATGGAACCCACCCAAAGATCTCAGGCCATGTCATCACAGATAttgtagaagggaaaaaagttggaacttttttttcagaggtaAAACCTGCAG gcCCTACTGTAGAACAGCAGGCTGAAATGGCTCGAGCTGGTGGCAGGACCTTGGCGGCTCTACAGCCTGAGCAG AGAGCAGAGATTATTTATCGTCTTGCTGACTTACTAACAGACCAGAGAGAAGACATTCTCTTGGCAAACAAAAAGGACTTGCAGGAGGCTGAAAATAAAG ggaGATTAGCACTCCCTTTGTTGAAACGCCTAAGTCTGTCTACTTCAAAGCTGAACAGCTTGGCTATTGGTCTGCGTCAGATTGCAGCATCCTCGCAGGACAGTGTCGGCCGTGTGATTCGACGAACTCGAATAGCAAAAGACCTGGATTTGGAGCAGGTGACAGTGCCAATTGGTGTCCTTCTTGTGATCTTTGAGTCTCGTCCTGACTGTCTTCCACAG GTGTCTGCTTTGGCTATAGCCAGTGGAAATGGCTTACTACTTAAAGGAGGGAAAGAGGCAGCAAATAGCAATCAAATCCTTCATCATCTGACACAGGAAGCACTCTCTATTCATGGAGTCAGAGATGCAGTGCAACTG GTGAACACAAGAGAGGAAGTAGAAGATCTCTGCCGTTTGGATAAGCTGATAGATCTTATCATTCCACGTGGTTCATCACAGCTAGTCAGGAATATCCAGAAAGCTGCTAAGGGAATCCCAGTGATGGGACACAGTGAAGGGATCTGTCACGTGTACGTTGACACGGATGCCAGTGTTGAGAAGGTCACACGAATAA TCCGAGACTCAAAGTGTGAATATCCTGCTGCTTGTAATGCTCTGGAAACTCTCTTAATCCATCGAGACTTGCTGAGAACCCCGTTGTTTGATCAGATCATAGACATGTTGAGAGTAGAACAG GTGAAGATTCATGCTGGCCCAAAGTTTGCATCTTACTTGACATTCAGCCCTTCAGAAGTGAAATCTCTGCGCACAGAATACGGggacctggagtgctgcattgAGGTGGTGGACAGCGTTCAAGAAGCCGTTGAACATATCCACAAGTATGGAAGTTCCCATACGGATGTTATTATCACAGAGAATG AGAAAACAGCAGAGTTCTTCCTCCAGCATGTGGACAGCGCTTGTGTTTTCTGGAATGCCAGTACCCGATTCTCTGATGGCTATAGATTTGGACTTG GTGCTGAAGTGGGAATTAGTACTTCGCGTATCCATGCACGTGGACCAGTGGGAATTGAAGGACTCTTAACTACGAAGTGGTTGCTGAGGGGGGACAATCATGTTGTTTCTGACTTTTCAGAGCATGGGAGCCTGAAGTATCTTCATGAGAGCCTCCCTCTCCCTCAGAGAAATGCCAGCTAA